A genomic stretch from Rhodanobacter soli includes:
- a CDS encoding mannose-1-phosphate guanylyltransferase/mannose-6-phosphate isomerase translates to MLIPLILSGGSGTRLWPVSRKNLPKQFLELAGKGTLFQQTVARTQQLPHVAAPIVVASEDHRFLAADQLLEAGIEDAAIVLEPLARNTAPAIALGALQALQRDAEAVLLVLPADHLIGDTAAFVEAVQQALPLAAQGWLVTFGIRPDRPETGFGYIRRAEAIDGHGFRVEQFVEKPDLATAESYLADGGYDWNSGMFLFKASRYLEELAAHAPAMLAAVREAHAKASIDLDFVRIDHDAFALVPDKSIDYAVMEKTQRAAVIPVSCAWSDIGSWSALWLTGDKDADGNLREGDTMPVDTRNSLLRSHERHLLATVGVDDLIVVTTPDATLVAHRDAAQDVKKIVEQLKAAGRSEHSLHRVVYRPWGSYDSLEEGQRFQVKRIVVKPGASLSLQKHHHRAEHWIVVSGTAEVTCDDKVFLLSENQSTYIPLGSRHRLRNPGKLPLELIEVQSGSYLGEDDIVRYDDVYGRA, encoded by the coding sequence ATGTTGATCCCTCTCATCCTCAGCGGCGGCAGTGGCACCCGGCTGTGGCCGGTATCGCGCAAGAACCTGCCCAAGCAGTTCCTGGAACTGGCCGGCAAGGGCACGCTGTTCCAGCAAACCGTCGCGCGCACCCAACAGCTGCCGCACGTCGCCGCGCCCATCGTGGTGGCCAGCGAGGACCACCGTTTCCTCGCTGCCGACCAGTTGCTGGAAGCGGGCATCGAAGACGCCGCCATCGTGCTGGAACCGCTGGCGCGCAATACCGCGCCGGCGATCGCGCTGGGTGCGCTGCAGGCGCTGCAGCGCGATGCCGAGGCCGTGCTGCTGGTGCTGCCGGCCGATCATCTGATCGGCGACACCGCTGCCTTCGTCGAGGCGGTGCAGCAGGCGCTGCCGCTGGCGGCGCAGGGTTGGCTGGTGACGTTCGGCATCCGCCCGGATCGCCCGGAGACCGGCTTCGGCTACATCCGCCGCGCCGAGGCGATCGACGGTCACGGTTTTCGCGTGGAGCAGTTCGTCGAGAAGCCCGACCTGGCCACCGCCGAGTCGTACCTCGCCGACGGCGGCTACGACTGGAACTCCGGCATGTTCCTGTTCAAGGCTTCGCGCTACCTGGAAGAGCTGGCCGCACACGCGCCGGCGATGCTTGCCGCCGTGCGCGAGGCGCACGCGAAAGCCTCGATCGACCTCGACTTCGTGCGCATCGACCATGACGCGTTCGCGTTGGTGCCGGACAAGTCGATCGACTATGCGGTGATGGAGAAGACCCAGCGCGCCGCGGTGATCCCGGTCAGCTGCGCCTGGAGCGACATCGGCTCGTGGTCCGCGTTGTGGCTGACCGGCGACAAGGACGCCGACGGCAACCTGCGCGAAGGCGATACCATGCCGGTGGACACGCGCAACTCACTGCTGCGCTCGCACGAGCGCCACCTGCTCGCTACCGTCGGCGTCGACGACCTGATCGTGGTGACCACGCCGGACGCCACCCTGGTGGCGCACCGCGATGCCGCGCAGGACGTGAAGAAGATCGTCGAGCAGCTGAAGGCCGCCGGCCGCAGCGAGCACTCGCTGCACCGCGTGGTGTACCGGCCGTGGGGCAGCTACGACTCGCTGGAGGAAGGCCAACGCTTCCAGGTCAAGCGCATCGTGGTCAAGCCCGGCGCCAGCCTGAGCCTGCAGAAACATCACCATCGCGCCGAGCACTGGATCGTGGTCTCCGGCACCGCCGAGGTCACCTGCGACGACAAGGTGTTCCTGCTCAGCGAGAACCAGAGCACCTACATCCCGCTCGGCAGCAGGCACCGCCTGCGCAACCCGGGCAAGCTGCCGCTGGAACTGATCGAGGTGCAGTCCGGCAGCTACCTGGGCGAAGACGACATCGTGCGCTACGACGACGTCTACGGCCGCGCGTGA